A region from the Acyrthosiphon pisum isolate AL4f chromosome A1, pea_aphid_22Mar2018_4r6ur, whole genome shotgun sequence genome encodes:
- the LOC100167255 gene encoding fatty acid synthase isoform X3, protein MPARFPQDNQQQTSNGAVNGNSPYSGKDEIVISGISGRLPESNSIAEFRENLYAGLDMVTGDDRRWPAGIHGLPSRTGKLKELEYFDSNFFGVHAKQADVMDPQLRLLLESTYECIVDAGVNPDDVRGTKIGVYIGASNSETDDYLSKLPERVNGYGLTGCCRAMFANRISYTFDFNGPSFAIDTACSSSLVAISQAVQAIENGQCDAAIVGGCNLLLKPCTSLNFHRLSMLSPQGMCKAFDVTGNGYVRSEAVVTVFLQKASVAKRSYATIVGALTNTDGFKDQGITFPSGAMQNKLIQEVYAKCGVNPSEVSYVEAHGTGTKVGDPQEVNSIAEFFTKDRTTPLLIGSVKSNMGHSEPASGLCSLAKIVIALESGKIPGNLHFANPNPDIPALLDGRLQVVNKNWDYSGGYVALNSFGFGGANAHVLLKSNPKPKTAPILNNVPRLIAVSGRTDDAVNNMLKKIADTPLDDGFHALLHDIHANNINGHGYRGYTVLGKSISEVTEVKPTKRPVWFVFSGMGSQWAGMVEGLLQLEPFARAINRAASVLQVEGLDLLSILNSKDETTFDNVLNSFVSITSMQVALVDLLKSIGIEPDGVVGHSVGELGCAYADGTFNADQAILAAFWRGRSILESKLPQGSMAAVGLSWEDTKKRLPADLVAACHNSEDSVTVSGPPSSLTAFVKTLQAEGIFAKEVKSSGYAFHSKYIADAAPKLRNSLERILPNPKPRTSRWISSSIPEALWNTPLAQMSSTAYHVNNLLAPVLFHEALAHVPKDAVVIEIAPHALLQAILKRALGPECSCIGLTKRSTNPEGNISVLLSAIGKLYNAGVQPKIKNLYPAVSYPVAKGTPMIQSLIEWDHSVEWFVSDFVQKEAGSGESVIKVDLSTEEDQYLSGHAIDGRVLFPATGYLTLVWRTFAKLQDKNIEDFPVVIENVQFLRATIMPKDGNVNFLINIFEGTGNFEICEGGSVAVTGRIFVPDDIETEQLELPEPYVDENNLSLKSADIYKDLGLRGYDYKGVFRGVNEADNKGISGKLDWIGNWITYIDTMLQFSILGLKTKELYLPTRMQRVIIDPAKHLEFIETLPENSPVPVYMYRDIDVIKSGGIELRGMKASLAPRRQQSQASPKLEKYTFVPYNADKASPVTDVSSVFAAYLQIALENSAGAMKVKVVEYGGDKPFEGIYMPNVVNILESEPLISLDATLATTQTQALAPFLGPMEVKMIGKSLENGPIESNAHVAIAFDVLQSQNKLNNLTETVKDGGFVLLSESSNVSQSLIENSNLVFISKLSAEDRTFYLLRKLSEELPVSEVIQVSEKSYEWVETLKSALKTAEADPSKKIVLFAQGEDTNGIIGLVNCVKQEPGGNSVRSVFIKDPAAPKFSLTAPLYAAQLKKDLLSNVLKPNGVWGSMRHLKLENQQDKPSLQVEHAYINALTRGDLSSLKWIEGPLTYYKPEYNPNTELCTVYYAPLNFRDIMLASGKLPPDALPGDLAGQDCILGLEFSGRNSKGTRVMGMLAARGLATSVLADPGFLWEVPSKWTLEEASTIPVVYGTAYYALCVRGRMKPGNSLLVHAGTGGVGQAAIAIALHMGVTVYTTVGSKQKREFLKKTFPKLTDKNIANSRDTSFEQHVLRETKGRGVDLVLNSLSDDKLQASVRCLAKDGRFLEIGKLDLSNNSPLGMSVFLKNTTFHGILLDSLFDAKSESEDKKEVVRLLNEGIKNGAVNPLPATVFTESQVEQAFRYIGSGKHIGKVVLKIRDEESTAVVKPATKLVTSIPRSYMNPDKTYVLVGGLGGFGLELANWLIVRGAKNLVLTARSGITTGYQAACVSNWKESGVNVLISKADCSTLKGAQQLIDDSNKLGPVGGVFNLAAVLRDAFLENQTPQDFEIVSKPKVIGTKNLDSVTRKSCPELDHFVVFSSVSCGRGNAGQTNYGFANSVMERICEARQEAGLPGLAIQWGAIGDVGLIMETMGGNDTVVGGTLPQRMASCLSAFDVFLQHPQPVLASMVLAEKRKGGSVGAGQVSLIEAVANILGIKDTKNINASATLADLGMDSLMGAEIKQTLERNYDLVLSVGEIRTLTVKRLKELQSDGSEVPVDTPNGVTAGNDQVEFSQSLVPQETVVSMKKEEISKPNVFMFSAIEGFVSALEEVASKLPYNIYGLQCTEDAPTDSMASMAKFFVAKIKEIQKSGPYNLVGYSFGASVAFETGVALEAAGDKVSLVLLDGSPSYVLTHQNAFKNRHSDNKVDDRDAFAYFVLLFKELDYQVVFDQIATKTTKEEQLEEAVKILSDLPLNKDELKTAAKLFHGKLFVSFYYKPEQKFNGSVTLVTAKDNFVSLGPDYGLKPLCKGSLNIHSVSGDHRQIVKGESANSVAQIISSSFLSK, encoded by the exons ATGCCAGCAAGATTCCCACAGGATAACCAACAACAAACCAGCAATGGTGCTGTGAACGGTAACTCTCCATACTCTGGAAAAGATGAGATAGTCATCAGTGGTATTTCCGGACGTCTTCCAGAATCAAATTCAATCGCAGAGTTCAGGGAAAATCTGTATGCTGGCCTTGATATGGTTACAGGCGATGATCGTCGTTGGCCAGCTG GTATCCATGGCCTCCCATCAAGAACTGGTAAACTCAAGGAATTGGAATATTTTGATTCCAATTTCTTTGGAGTGCACGCTAAACAGGCTGATGTTATGGACCCACAACTGAGATTACTTTTGGAATCTACTTACGAATGTATTGTGGATGCTG GCGTGAACCCAGATGATGTCCGTGGAACTAAAATTGGTGTTTACATTGGTGCGTCCAACAGTGAAACTGACGATTATTTGAGTAAACTGCCAGAACGTGTCAATGGTTATGGATTGACTGGATGTTGCCGGGCTATGTTTGCCAATAGAATCTCATACACATTTGATTTTAATGGACCCAGTTTTGCCATAGACACAGCATGTTCCAGCAGTTTAGTTGCAATCTCACAAGCAGTGCAAGCTATTGAAAACGGGCAGTGTGATGCAGCTATTGTAGGAGGCTGCAACTTATTGCTGAAACCTTGTACTTCATTGAATTTTCATAGATTGAGCATGTTATCTCCACAAGGAATGTGCAAAGCCTTCGATGTCACAG gaaatGGATATGTGAGGAGTGAGGCTGTTGTCACAGTATTCTTGCAAAAGGCTAGTGTAGCAAAACGTAGTTATGCCACTATTGTGGGAGCCCTTACTAACACTGATGGATTTAAAGATCAAGGAATTACATTCCCAAGTGGTGCTATGCAAAACAAACTCATCCAAGAAGTTTATGCTAAATGTGGTGTTAATCCATCTGAGGTGTCATATGTGGAAGCTCACGGAACAGGAACCAAA GTTGGTGATCCACAAGAAGTTAATTCTATTGCTGAATTTTTCACTAAAGATCGTACCACACCTCTGTTAATCGGTTCTGTTAAATCAAACATGGGCCATTCTGAACCTGCTTCTGGTCTTTGTTCATTAGCTAAAATCGTAATTGCCTTAGAATCTGGAAAGATTCCTGGAAATCTTCACTTTGCCAACCCAAACCCTGACATTCCAGCTTTATTAGATGGAAGATtacaa GTTGTGAACAAAAACTGGGACTACAGCGGAGGCTATGTAGCCCTTAACTCTTTTGGTTTTGGTGGTGCTAATGCTCATGTTTTATTGAAGTCTAATCCTAAACCAAAGACTGCTCCAATTCTTAATAATGTACCACGTTTGATTGCCGTATCTGGAAGAACAGATGATGCAGTGAACAACatgttaaaaaaa ATTGCTGATACACCATTAGATGATGGGTTTCATGCTTTATTACATGATATCCATGCTAACAATATTAATGGACATGGTTATAGAGGATACACAGTCCTTGGAAAATCAATCTCTGAAGTGACa GAAGTTAAGCCTACTAAAAGACCAGTTTGGTTTGTTTTCTCTGGAATGGGAAGTCAATGGGCTGGTATGGTTGAAGGGCTTCTTCAATTGGAACCATTTGCCAGGGCAATTAACAGAGCTGCATCTGTACTTCAAGTTGAAGGTCTAGATTTGCTAAGCATTCTTAACTCAAAAGACGAAACAACATTTGACAATGTTCTCAACTCATTTGTATCTATAACATCCATGCAG GTTGCTTTAGTCGATCTATTGAAATCAATTGGAATTGAACCAGATGGTGTCGTTGGTCACTCAGTTGGTGAACTTGGTTGTGCATACGCCGATGGTACATTTAATGCTGATCAAGCAATTTTAGCTGCATTCTGGAGAGGTCGTAGCATTTTGGAATCTAAATTGCCTCAAGGATCTATGGCTGCTGTtg gtttatCATGGGAAGATACTAAAAAACGATTGCCTGCTGACTTGGTCGCTGCTTGTCATAATAGTGAAGATAGTGTAACAGTGTCTGGCCCACCATCAAGTCTTACTGCTTTTGTCAAAACTTTACAAGCCGAAGGAATTTTTGCTAAAGAAGTTAAGAGTTCTGGATATGCTTTCCATTCCAAATACATTGCTGATGCTGCACCTAAGCTCCGCAACAGCTTAGAAAGA attttacCGAATCCAAAACCTCGTACCTCCCGATGGATCAGTTCTTCCATTCCTGAAGCTTTATGGAACACTCCACTTGCTCAAATGAGTTCAACTGCTTACCATGTAAACAACTTATTGGCTCCAGTCTTATTCCAT gaagCTCTTGCTCATGTGCCAAAAGACGCTGTTGTCATTGAAATCGCACCACATGCATTACTTCAAGCCATCCTTAAAAGGGCACTAGGACCTGAGTGCTCTTGTATTGGTCTTACTAAGCGTTCAACAAACCCCGAGGGAAACATTTCTGTTTTGTTATCAGCCATTGGaaa aCTCTACAATGCTGGAGTTcaacctaaaattaaaaacctataccCAGCTGTCTCATATCCAGTAGCAAAAGGAACGCCTATGATTCAGTCATTAATCGAATGGGATCATTCTGTTGAATGGTTTGTTTCCGATTTTGTTCAAAAG GAAGCTGGATCCGGAGAATCTGTTATTAAAGTTGATTTAAGTACAGAAGAAGACCAATATTTATCTGGACATGCCATTGATGGTAGAGTATTATTCCCTGCTACTGGATATTTG acACTTGTATGGAGAACTTTTGCTAAACTTCAAGATAAGAACATCGAAGACTTTCCAgttgttattgaaaatgtacaatttttacgTGCAACTATAATGCCTAAagatg GAAACGTAAACTTCctcattaacatttttgaagGAACTGGCAATTTTGAGATTTGTGAAGGTGGCTCAGTTGCTGTTACTGGTCGTATCTTTGTTCCTGATGACATTGAAACAGAACAATTAGAATTACCTGAACCATATGTCgacgaaaataatttatctcTTAAATCGGCAGACATCTACAAAGATTTGGGATTAAGAGGATATGACTACAAAGGAGTGTTCCGTGGAGTTAACGAAGCTGATAACAAAG gcATCAGTGGAAAACTGGATTGGATTGGAAACTGGATCACCTACATTGATACAATGTTGCAGTTCTCTATTTTGGGTTTGAAAACTAAAGAATTGTATTTGCCAACAAGAATGCAAAGAGTTATTATTGACCCAGCAAAACATTTGGAATTCATTGAAACCTTACCAGAAAATAGCC ccGTCCCAGTATACATGTACAGAGATATTGATGTCATCAAATCTGGCGGTATCGAATTGCGCGGCATGAAAGCAAGTTTGGCTCCAAGAAGACAACAATCACAGGCTTCCCCTAAATTGGAAAAGTACACATTTGTACCATACAATGCTGATAAg GCTTCACCCGTGACAGACGTCTCAAGTGTTTTCGCTGCTTACCTCCAGATTGCCTTGGAAAATAGTGCTGGCGCAATGAAAGTGAAAGTTGTTGAATATGGAGGAGACAAACCATTTGAAGGAATTTATATGCCTAATGTTGTCAACATTCTGGAATCTGAACCCTTAATATCT ttggaTGCAACCTTAGCTACCACTCAAACACAAGCCTTGGCTCCATTCTTGGGACCGATGGAAGTAAAAATGATTGGAAAATCATTAGAAAATGGTCCTATTGAATCTAACGCTCATGTAGCAATTGCGTTTGATGTGTTACAatcacaaaataaattgaacaactTGACAGAGACAGTTAAAGATGGTGGCTTTGTCCTTCTTTCTGAATCCAGTAATGTGTCTCAAAGCCTCATTGAAAATAGTAATCTTGTTTTTATAAGCAAGTTATCTGCTGAAGATAGAACCTTCTATTTGTTGAGAAAG CTTAGTGAAGAACTACCTGTTAGTGAAGTTATCCAAGTGTCTGAAAAATCTTACGAGTGGGTTGAGACATTAAAATCAGCTCTAAAAACTGCAGAAGCTGACCCGAGCAAGAAAATAGTTTTGTTCGCTCAAGGAGAAGACACTAATGGAATTATCGGTCTGGTTAATTGTGTCAAACAAGAACCTGGTGGTAACAGTGTCAGATCAGTATTCATTAAAGATCCGGCTGCACCAAAATTCTCTTTAACCGCTCCCCTGTATGCTGCACAGTTGAAAAAAGATTTATTGAGCAATGTTTTGAAGCCTAATGGAGTGTGGGGTTCAATGAGACATTTGAAATTAGAAAACCAACAGGATAAGCCCTCGTTACAAGTAGAGCATGCTTATATTAATGCTTTGACAAGAGGAGATTTGAGTAGTTTGAAATGGATTGAAGGTCCCTTGACTTATTACAA accgGAATACAACCCAAATACTGAATTGTGTACTGTTTACTACGCACCACTCAACTTCCGTGATATCATGTTAGCATCTGGAAAACTTCCTCCTGATGCATTGCCTGGTGATTTGGCAGGACAA gaCTGCATTCTTGGACTTGAATTCTCTGGTCGTAACTCTAAAGGTACAAGAGTGATGGGTATGCTTGCTGCTAGAGGATTGGCTACAAGTGTTCTCGCTGATCCTGGGTTCTTGTGGGAAGTACCTAGCAAATGGACATTGGAAGAAGCATCGACTATACCCGTTGTTTATGGAACT GCCTACTATGCACTCTGTGTTAGAGGACGAATGAAGCCAGGTAACTCATTGTTAGTTCACGCTGGTACTGGAGGTGTAGGTCAAGCAGCTATTGCTATTGCTCTGCATATGGGTGTTACCGTTTACACTACTGTTGGTAGCAAACAAAAGAGAGAATTCTTGAAAAAAACTTTCCCtaag ttaactgataaaaatattgcCAACTCCCGTGACACGAGTTTTGAACAACATGTATTGAGAGAGACAAAAGGTCGTGGTGTAGATCTTGTCCTGAATTCATTGTCAGATGATAAACTCCAAGCATCTGTCCGTTGTTTAGCCAAAGATGGCCGATTCCTTGAAATTGGTAAACTTGATTTGTCCAACAACAGTCCACTAGGAATGTCTGTTTTCTTGAAAAATACTACATTCCACGGAATTCTTTTGGACTCTTTGTTTGATGCCAAATCCGAAAGTGAAGACAAGAAAGAAGTTGTAAGGTTGCTAAACGAAGGTATAAAGAATGGCGCAGTAAATCCTCTACCAGCCACAGTATTCACTGAATCTCAAGTCGAACAAGCGTTCAGATATATTGGCTCTGGTAAACATATTGGAAAAGTAGTACTGAAAATCAGAGACGAAGAATCAACAGCAGTTGTTAAACCTGCAACCAAACTAGTAACTTCAATTCCACGGTCTTACATGAACCCAGACAAAACATATGTGCTTGTCGGAGGTCTTGGAGGATTTGGGTTGGAATTAGCCAATTGGTTGATTGTCAGAGGAGCCAAAAACCTTGTTCTGACTGCTAGAAGTGGAATCACTACTGGTTACCAAGCTGCATGCGTTAGCAATTGGAAAGAATCTGGTGTTAATGTATTGATCTCCAAGGCAGATTGTTCAACATTAAAAGGAgctcaacaattaattgatgaCAGTAACAAATTGGGACCAGTTGGAGGTGTATTCAATTTGGCTGct gtatTGAGAGATGCATTCTTAGAAAATCAAACACCACAAGATTTTGAAATTGTGAGCAAACCTAAAGTAATTGGTACTAAAAACTTAGACTCAGTTACCAGGAAGTCTTGCCCCGAACTCGATCACTTTGTTGTGTTCTCATCTGTATCTTGTGGACGTGGTAATGCTGGCCAAACCAACTACGGTTTTGCCAATTCTGTCATGGAAAGAATTTGTGAAGCTAGACAAGAAGCTGGACTCCCAGGG TTGGCTATTCAATGGGGAGCTATTGGAGATGTTGGTCTTATCATGGAAACAATGGGAGGAAATGATACAGTTGTCGGCGGTACATTGCCACAGCGTATGGCATCATGTTTAAGTGCTTTTGATGTATTTTTGCAACATCCACAACCTGTCTTGGCTTCTATGGTATTGGCTGAAAAAAGGAAGGGTGGTTCTGTTGGTGCCGGACAAGTGAGCCTAATTGAAGCTGTTGCCAATATTCTTGGTATCAAAGACACCAAAAATATCAACGCCTCAGCAACTCTAGCTGATCTGGGTATGGACTCCTTGATGGGTGCTGAAATTAAACAAACACTTGAAAGAAACTATGATTTGGTGTTGAGTGTTGGAGAAATCAGAACTTTAACTGTTAAGAGATTAAAAGAATTGCAAAGTGATGGTAGTGAAGTTCCTGTGGATACACCTAATGGCGTGACTGCTGGAAACGATCAG GTTGAGTTCAGTCAAAGTTTAGTTCCTCAAGAAACTGTTGTCAGTATGAAGAAGGAAGAAATTAGCAAGCCTAATGTGTTTATGTTTAGTGCAATTGAAGGTTTTGTGTCAGCACTAGAAGAAGTAGCATCTAAAttaccttataatatttatggacTTCAATGTACTGAAGATGCTCCAACTGATTCAATGGCGTCTATGGCAAAATTCTTTGTAGCC aaaattaaagaaATCCAAAAGTCTGGGCCATACAACCTCGTAGGATACTCGTTTGGTGCATCAGTTGCGTTTGAAACTGGTGTAGCACTAGAAGCTGCTGGTGACAAAGTCAGCCTTGTACTGTTGGATGGTTCTCCATCTTATGTTTTGACACAtcaaaatgcttttaaaaaccGTCATTCTGATAACAAAGTAGATGATAGGGATGCTTTTGCATACTTTGTATTACTCTTCAAGGAATTAGACTACCAAGTg gtcTTTGACCAAATTGCCACTAAAACGACAAAAGAAGAACAACTAGAAGAGGCAGTGAAAATCTTATCTGATTTACCCTTAAACAAAGATGAACTGAAAACTGCAGCTAAACTGTTCCATGGAAAGCTGTTTGTTTCGTTCTACTACAAACCTGAACAGAAATTCAATGGAAGTGTCACCTTGGTTACAGCCAAAGACAATTTTGTATCCCTTGGACCTGATTATGGACTGAAACcc cTTTGCAAAGGTTCTTTAAACATTCACTCTGTTTCGGGAGATCACAGACAAATAGTGAAAGGTGAATCGGCCAACTCCGTGGCACAGATAATCTCTTCATCATTTCTGTCTAAGTAA